The genomic stretch CGCACGGGTGTCGGCGTACGACGGGTGCCTGCCGCGCTCGGCGGCCAGGTCGGCCGAGGTGTCGTACGCGGCCAGCGCGATCTCCTCGGCGATCCGCGTGGACAGGGCGAGGGCCTGCGGGGAGTCGAACGGGAGCCGCAGCGTGAAGAACACGTCGGCCAGGCCCATCACGCCGAGACCGATCGGCCGCCACCGCTTGTTGGCCGCCTCGGCCTCAGGCGTCGGATAGAACCCCAGGTCGATGGTGCGGTCGAGGAAGCGCACCGCGGTGCGGACGGTGCGGCGCAGCCGCTCCCAGTCCATGTCGGCGCCGGCGAGGCGCCCCGTGAGGTGGGCCGCCAGGTTGATCGAGCCGAGGTTGCACACGGCGGTCTCGGCGTCGCTGGTGACCTCGAGGATCTCGGTGCACAGGTTCGACAGGTGGATGACGTTCTCGGGGCGGGCGGTCTGGTTGGAGGTGCGGTTGGCGGCGTCCTTGAACGTCATCCAGCCGTTGCCGGTCTGGGCGAGAGTGCGCATCATGCGGCCGTAGAGGGTGCGGGCGGGGATCTGCCGGACATACCGCCCGGCGGCCTCGTAGGCCCGGTACGCGGCCGTGAACGCCTCCCCGTACAGGTCCGTGAGGTCGGGCACCTCCTTCGGGTCGAACAGCGACCAGACCTCGTCGGCCTCCACCCGGCGCATGAACTCGTCGGGCACCCAGTTGGCCAGGTTGAGGTTGTGGGTGCGGCGCGCGTCCTCGCCCGTGTTGTCGCGCAGCTCCAGGAACTCCTCGATGTCGGCGTGCCAGGTCTCCAGGTAGACGCAGGCCGCGCCCTTGCGCCGGCCGCCCTGGTTGACCGCCGCGACCGAGGAGTCGAGGGTACGCAGCCACGGGACGATGCCGTTGGAGTGGCCGTTCGTGCCCCGGATCAGGGAACCGCGCGAGCGCACCCGGGTCCAGGAGATGCCGATGCCACCGGCGTACTTCGACAGCCGCGCCACCTGGCCGTACCTGTCGTAGATCGACTCCAGCTCGTCGCGCGGCGAGTCGAGCAGGAAGCACGACGACAGCTGCGGCCGGCGGGCGCCGGAGTTGAACAGCGTGGGCGAGCTGGGCAGGTAGGACAGCGTGGACATCAGGGCATAGAGCTCGGCAGCCTCCCCGACCGTCTCCGACAGCCCGCAGGCCACGCGCAGGAAGAAGTGTTGCGGCCGCTCCAGCACGGCCCGCGTCTCGGGGTGGCGCAGCAGGTAGCGGTCGTAGACGGTACGCAGGCCGAAGTACTCGAACCGGCCGTCGGCCTCCTCCCCCACCAGCGCGTCCAGCTCGGCGGCGTGCGCGGCGACGAACGCGGCCAGCCCGTCCTGGATCAGCCCGGCCGCATGAGTGGCGGCGATGGACTCGGAGAACGACCGCACCCCGTGGCCGGCCGCCTCGTCGGCGATCTCCTCGGCCAGCAGCCGGGCGGCGACCCGGGAGTTGGCCGGGTCGGCGATCACCCGTGCCGCGGCCTCCTCGATGGCCAGCCGACGGTCGATCTCAATGACCTGCGTCACGTGCTCTCTCCTCGCGAGCTCATCCCCGTGAGGGCACGCGAGAGCATGGCGGGTCCCCGTCGCTCCCGGCCCTCCCTCGAGGCCATGGACACTGCATGCCGCTGGCAGGTCTTCGGGCTCGCGGGCGCGCTCAACAGCTCCTACTGGCCGTCGCTTCCCAGATCGCTCCAGTGCTCATGACGGCGGTCGTTCCCGCTCACCGCTGCGGGGCAGCCCCGGAATCGCACCGGGTTCCCTTTTGCTCCGCCTCCGGGGAGGCGAACCAGCGACGACCAGGATCCTACATCTAGTGGCCGTTCCCGCAACTACCCCAGCATGTTGTGGCTTTGGTCGTGTCCACCAATCCGAGATCCCGCAGGACGGCGCGGGTGCGCGCCACCTCGGAGGCGAGCCATCGTCTGAAGTCGTCGCCGCTGAGCGGGATCGAGATCCAGCCGCTCGCCCGGCAGGCGGCCTGCCAGCTGGTCGAGCCGGTGACGTCCTCGCACATGCGGATGGCGGCCTCGCGGCTCTCGTCCGGCATGTCGTCGGGCCCGAAGGCGGCCGTCCAGTCGGCGAAGTCCACGCGTACGCCGGACTCCAGCAGCGTCGGCACGTCGAGGTCGGGCACGCGGACGGCGCAGGAGACGGCCAGCGCCCGCACGCGGCCCTTGCCGATGCTCTCACGCCAGTCCGCGAGCAGCCCCGCGCCCGCCGCGACCTCGCCGGACAACAGCGCGGCCGCGACCTCCTGACTGCCCGGGTAGCCGGTGTAGTCGACCTGCCTGGTGTCCGCGCCGAGGCCCTTGGCGATCAGGCCGAACAGCAGGTGGTCGGGCGCCCCCTGCGGCCCGCCGGCCAGCAGCGTCTCTCCCGGCCGGGCGAGCAGATGGGCGCCGAACTCGTCGAAGTCCTTGAAGCGGGAGTCTCCGGGAACGACCACGACCTCCACGTCACCGGCCAGCCTGGACAGCGGGGTGGCGGTGTAGAGCGGCGTCTGGCCGTGGTTCAGCTCGGCGGCGGCCAGTGCGGGCAGGCCGGTCAGGGTGATCTTCGTGCCGGCGCCGGTCTGGTAGCCGGAGGCGCGGGCCGCGCCGGCGAACGCCTGCCCGACCCGGTCCCAGCGGCGGCCGGCCGGGTTGATGGAGAACTCGCTCCGCAGCCCCGGCGCGCCACCGATGAAGCGCTCGGTCCCGCAGCCGGCCGCGCACGCGACCACGCCCAGTCCCCATGCGAAGAACCGCCGACGGCGCATGTGCCTCTCCTTCGCGTACGCCTCCTTACTCCAAGTTATTCACCCATTACAGAGAGATGCACACGTACGCGTTGAGATCACGCCGGGGACAGAACCCGAAATGTAGCGATTTATTCGCTCAAATAGCCGCTTTTCTCGCGACGCCCGCCATAAGTGACGACGGAAGGGACCAGTCCCCCACCAGTTTGGGTCGGTCAGGACGCCAGTCGACGGCTTGTACGAGCCCCGGCGGCTCCAGCACGAAGTCGCCGAAGAACGCGCGGATCTCGGCAGGCGTGCGATCGCCGCCACCGGCCGGCGCGCCCTGACGACCGCCTCCGGCACGATCCTCCTCCAGCCGCCCTCGCGTGGTGGCGTGGCTGATCACCAGATGGCTGCCCGGCGGCATCCGCTCGCGCAGCGCGGCCACCGCCCGCTGCGGCTGCGCGGAGTCGGGCAGGAAGTGCAGGATCGACACCAGCAGCACCCCGACCGGCTCGGCCAGGTCGAGGAACCGCCCGGCCTGGGCCAGCACGTCATCGGGGTCCAGCAGGTCGGCCTCGACCACGACGGCCCTGCCCGAATCCCGAGCTCCGCGGGCTCCGCGGGCTCCGCGGGCTCCGTCGAGCAGGGCGGCGGCGTGGGCGGCCACGACCGGATCGTGGTCGACGTAGACGACCCGAGCCTCGGGCACGACCTCGTGCGCGCTGCCCTGAGTCGGCAGCCCGCTGCCCAGGTCGAGGAACTGGCGTACCCCGGCGGCGGCCACGTACCGAACGGCACGCTGGAGGAAGGCCCGGTTGGCGCGGGCCAGCGGGACCGCCTCCGGGATCAGCTCCGCGAGCTGCTCGATGGCCAGGCGATCGACCGCGTAGTTGGCCTTCCCGCCGAGCATGTAGTCGTACATGCGTGCGGGATTAGGCCGCTGTTGGTCGAACTGCCGCACAGTAGTGAATTTATGTCGTTCGAAGCGGAATAACGAGGTTTGTGGCTGAATTGGAGCCGATTACTCGACCGTTACGCTCTTCGCAAGATTGCGCGGCTTGTCCACGTCGCGGCCGAGCGCGACCGCGGCATGGTAGGCGAGCAGCTGGAGCGGGATCGTGAGCAGGATCGGGTCGAGCTCGATCTCGTTCTTGGGGATCACGATGACGTCGTCGGCCAGCTTGGCGTCGGGCTCGCGGTGCCCGACCATGAGGACCTGACCGCCGCGGGCGCGGATCTCGCCGAGCGTGGTGAGGTTCTTGTCGAGCAGCTCGTCGTCGGGGACGATCGCGACCGTCGGCATGTCGGGGCCGATCAGCGCGAGCGGGCCGTGCTTGAGCTCGCTGGCCGGGTACGCCTCGGCGTGCACGTAAGAGATCTCCTTGAGCTTCTGCGCGCCTTCCCTGGCCACCGGGTAACCGCGCACGCGGCCGACGAACATCATGCTCGCGTGCGTCGCGTACTTCTGGGCCAGCTCGGCGATCTTGTCGCTCTGCGTGAGAATCTCCTCGATCTGCCCCGGCAGCCGGCGCAGCCCCTCCACGATGCGCCGCCCGTCGGCCGGCGACAGGTCGCGCACCCGGCCGAGGTGCAGGGCGAGCAGCGCGAACGCCACCGAGGTCGAGGTGAACGCCTTGGTCGAGGCCACGGAGACCTCCGGCCCGGCGTGCAGGTAGATGCCGCCGTCCACCTCGCGGGCGATGGCGCTGCCGACGGCGTTGACGATGCCGATGACCCGGCCGCCCTTGCGCTTGAGCTCCTGCACGGCGGCGAGCGTGTCATAGGTCTCGCCCGACTGGCTGATCGCCACGTAGAGAGTGTCGGGGTCGACGACCGGGTTGCGGTAGCGGAACTCGCTGGCCGGCTCGGCGTCGGACGGGATGCGCGCGAGCTCCTCGATGAGCTGCGCGCCGATCTGCCCCGAGTAGTACGCCGACCCGCAGCCGATGATCTTCACGCGGCGGAAGCCTCGCGTCTCGCGGGCGTCCATGTTGAGCCCGCCCAGGTGGGCCACGTGGAAGCGCTCGTCGAGCCGGCCGCTCATCGTCCGGGTGATCGTCTCGGGCTGCTCGGAGATCTCCTTGAGCAGGTAGTGCTCGTAGCCGCCGGTGTCGTAGTGTCCGGCGTCCCAGTCGACGGTCAGCGGCTCCTTGGCCGTCTCGCGGGCGTCGCTGGCGAAGGTGTGGAAGCCGTCGGCCTTGAGCACGGCCAGCTCGCCGTCCTCCAGGTGCACGACCTGGCGGGTGTAACGGACGAGGGCGGCCACGTCGGAGGCGGCGAACATCTCCTTCTCGCCGATGCCGAGCACGATCGGGCTGCCGTTGCGCGCCACGACCACCTCGCCGGGCCGCTCGGCGTCGATGACCGCGATGCCGTACGTGCCGACGATGCTCTTGAGGGTCTTCCTGACCGCTTCCTCGAGGGAGTCGTTCTCGTCCACGGCGTGGGCGATCAGGTGGGCGAGCACCTCGGTGTCGGTCTCCGAGGCGAACTCGACGCCGTCGGCGATCAGCTTGGCGCGCAGATCGCCGGCGTTCTCGATGATGCCGTTGTGCACGACCGCGATGCGCTGGTCGGCCGACAGGTGGGGGTGGGCGTTCTCGTCGCTGGGCACACCATGCGTGGCCCATCGGGTGTGCCCGATGCCGAGGCCGCCCTTGAACCGCGTGGGCACGACCTTGGCCAGGTCGGCCACCCGGCCCTTGCACTTGCGTACCTTCAGCCCTTTGTTGGACACCACGATCCCCGCCGAGTCGTAGCCCCGGTACTCAAGCCGTTGCATGCCCTCCAGCAGGATGGGCGCGGCGTCCTTGGGGCCTACGTAGGCCACGATTCCGCACATCGAGGTCTCCTCTTATCCGTAAACAATTCTGCGAAGCTGCCGCAGTGACAGCTCTGGCGCGGCCACGCGGCGGCCGCGTAACTCGGCGGCGATCCTGGGGAAGATCTCGTCGTTGGTGTGGCCGCGGGCCTTCAACTCGCCGTGGCGGCGGCGGACGTACTCCTCGGCGGATTCGGAGAAGTACGACAGCACGTCGGCGATCACCCGCGCGGCCTCTCCAGGGCCCAGCGGGCTCGTCCTGGTGAGGTGCGCGACGAGATCTTCGTAGGGATGTCGTGCCGTGGACACAGAGGAGGACACTACGCATCTGGAACGAGACACGCCAACATCCTGCCCGATATCGGGCAGGATATAGCGGCACCACGCGGCGCGAAGCAGAAACCTCATCTGTATCACCTGCCCCGTCTGACACGTCCCTTTCTGGGAACAGTTACGCTGAGTAGTCATGTCGTGACGATCTACGGGGGAGATGTCATGCAGATCTTGCTCGCCGCCATCCTTGCCGCCGGTGTGCTCGCCGCGCCCGGGAAGGACCTCGCCTCCGGGCGGCAGCACGATTTCATGGCCGCCGCGCGCGAATTCGGGGTCCCGGTGAGCGTGCTGCTCGGGGTCTCATACCTCGGGTCCCGCTGGGACACGCACGGAGGGTCGCCGAGCACCGCCGGCGGCTACGGACCGATGCATCTCGTGGACGCGATCCCCGCGGGCTCCTCCGTGATCGGGGACGCACTGGGAGACGCCCGGGGGGATGACGCCCGGCCGATGCCGCCGCGCCCGGCCACCGTCCCGCCGTCGACGGCGCTGCGGACCGCCCAGGCGGCGCCACGGACTACCCAGGCGGCGCCACGG from Nonomuraea polychroma encodes the following:
- a CDS encoding ribonucleoside-diphosphate reductase subunit alpha, whose protein sequence is MTQVIEIDRRLAIEEAAARVIADPANSRVAARLLAEEIADEAAGHGVRSFSESIAATHAAGLIQDGLAAFVAAHAAELDALVGEEADGRFEYFGLRTVYDRYLLRHPETRAVLERPQHFFLRVACGLSETVGEAAELYALMSTLSYLPSSPTLFNSGARRPQLSSCFLLDSPRDELESIYDRYGQVARLSKYAGGIGISWTRVRSRGSLIRGTNGHSNGIVPWLRTLDSSVAAVNQGGRRKGAACVYLETWHADIEEFLELRDNTGEDARRTHNLNLANWVPDEFMRRVEADEVWSLFDPKEVPDLTDLYGEAFTAAYRAYEAAGRYVRQIPARTLYGRMMRTLAQTGNGWMTFKDAANRTSNQTARPENVIHLSNLCTEILEVTSDAETAVCNLGSINLAAHLTGRLAGADMDWERLRRTVRTAVRFLDRTIDLGFYPTPEAEAANKRWRPIGLGVMGLADVFFTLRLPFDSPQALALSTRIAEEIALAAYDTSADLAAERGRHPSYADTRAAGGVLHPDHYVGSTPPWDALREKIAINGLRNSLMIAIAPTATIASIAGCYECIEPQVSNVFKRETLSGEFLQVNRYLVADLQARGLWTQQMRDAIKRADGSIQDVPGIPDDLKSLYRTAWELPQKALIDLAAARQPYIDQSQSLNLFMASPTIGKLSSMYAYAWKKGLKTTYYLRSRPATRISQTTVAAPAEIAAEAVACSLENPEVCEACQ
- a CDS encoding tripartite tricarboxylate transporter substrate-binding protein yields the protein MRRRRFFAWGLGVVACAAGCGTERFIGGAPGLRSEFSINPAGRRWDRVGQAFAGAARASGYQTGAGTKITLTGLPALAAAELNHGQTPLYTATPLSRLAGDVEVVVVPGDSRFKDFDEFGAHLLARPGETLLAGGPQGAPDHLLFGLIAKGLGADTRQVDYTGYPGSQEVAAALLSGEVAAGAGLLADWRESIGKGRVRALAVSCAVRVPDLDVPTLLESGVRVDFADWTAAFGPDDMPDESREAAIRMCEDVTGSTSWQAACRASGWISIPLSGDDFRRWLASEVARTRAVLRDLGLVDTTKATTCWGSCGNGH
- a CDS encoding SAM-dependent methyltransferase; the encoded protein is MRQFDQQRPNPARMYDYMLGGKANYAVDRLAIEQLAELIPEAVPLARANRAFLQRAVRYVAAAGVRQFLDLGSGLPTQGSAHEVVPEARVVYVDHDPVVAAHAAALLDGARGARGARGARDSGRAVVVEADLLDPDDVLAQAGRFLDLAEPVGVLLVSILHFLPDSAQPQRAVAALRERMPPGSHLVISHATTRGRLEEDRAGGGRQGAPAGGGDRTPAEIRAFFGDFVLEPPGLVQAVDWRPDRPKLVGDWSLPSSLMAGVARKAAI
- the glmS gene encoding glutamine--fructose-6-phosphate transaminase (isomerizing) translates to MCGIVAYVGPKDAAPILLEGMQRLEYRGYDSAGIVVSNKGLKVRKCKGRVADLAKVVPTRFKGGLGIGHTRWATHGVPSDENAHPHLSADQRIAVVHNGIIENAGDLRAKLIADGVEFASETDTEVLAHLIAHAVDENDSLEEAVRKTLKSIVGTYGIAVIDAERPGEVVVARNGSPIVLGIGEKEMFAASDVAALVRYTRQVVHLEDGELAVLKADGFHTFASDARETAKEPLTVDWDAGHYDTGGYEHYLLKEISEQPETITRTMSGRLDERFHVAHLGGLNMDARETRGFRRVKIIGCGSAYYSGQIGAQLIEELARIPSDAEPASEFRYRNPVVDPDTLYVAISQSGETYDTLAAVQELKRKGGRVIGIVNAVGSAIAREVDGGIYLHAGPEVSVASTKAFTSTSVAFALLALHLGRVRDLSPADGRRIVEGLRRLPGQIEEILTQSDKIAELAQKYATHASMMFVGRVRGYPVAREGAQKLKEISYVHAEAYPASELKHGPLALIGPDMPTVAIVPDDELLDKNLTTLGEIRARGGQVLMVGHREPDAKLADDVIVIPKNEIELDPILLTIPLQLLAYHAAVALGRDVDKPRNLAKSVTVE